From one Cyanobacterium stanieri PCC 7202 genomic stretch:
- a CDS encoding hypothetical protein (KEGG: syp:SYNPCC7002_A2849 hypothetical protein~SPTR: Putative uncharacterized protein) — MDTKIKTKISLVESETRKLINEIKRIEKSSNTVFEENQDVATYLGANYREDGLTQIGFWTPQLLREVMHLNEIYLEVFTPTEDIKVKDLLSSETNTIEVRRDCIFLKKRGKFFWGVVEGMKPGTRETLGSFYWLRYRNPYGQIEIIRDPLAHSLPFGVFAPAELYDMGKLEKERTDLDYFKLTGSREDKNIPRTPAPVNILQLHVGTASDEGTLAGLSKIYQNIAQKIKNNEPLEPHEEHYIGYDAVQLLPIEPTIEYRKDLSQDSRLFEIVEECCGIAPKSIPEGDDIFNSIEGIKVKLTHPNTQGWGYDVPILGASATSPSMLGSLRPDELYDFIGVLHNFPNKPIALIYDLVYGHADNQAELLINHQFFKGPNMYGQDLNHQLPMVRAILLEMQRRKINTGADGIRVDGGQDFRFFNPLTGRVEQDDQYLLAMSDLVQEIGGYKRLLFTIFEDGRPWPEEGWETKSTYMDLINLKSDSYQWGPLIFAHNTPSIKGFWRKKWQRVCEVMYQGQNWITGCGNHDTLRRGSQVDTRLEINWRLGETLNDVIRAAYDNPAVSMWVYGFSPGLPMDFINVLMHAPWMFFRNTDEEYGVKVVSEEVGFLDWQMTEERYRRDNTFSRMKSLGFQKLEQLREFTHALNASMIARNYDLHEVVKVCQLCFDDGACDINQLKEMKEGDMITFCQNLDIDNLKKWALMFMEDCAEICNVAHYTKQVDPDLAKYNLRLRELRSRNPWLGKSLHGGDRFNKIEEEDATIYYGVRSHPKRPDEKIVMVANLEGQKIEVNLLDWLQLDPTQWKVELTTPNLPEIEDIKDLNHIILGQSQGVLLTPNL, encoded by the coding sequence GTGGACACCAAAATAAAGACAAAAATTTCCCTTGTAGAATCAGAGACAAGAAAACTGATTAATGAAATCAAAAGAATCGAAAAATCTTCCAACACTGTTTTTGAAGAAAATCAAGACGTAGCCACCTATCTAGGAGCTAATTATCGAGAAGATGGGTTAACCCAAATCGGTTTTTGGACTCCTCAACTACTGAGGGAGGTAATGCACCTTAACGAAATTTATTTAGAAGTATTTACCCCCACAGAAGACATCAAAGTAAAAGATCTTTTATCTTCAGAGACTAACACCATTGAAGTAAGACGAGACTGTATTTTTCTCAAAAAAAGAGGTAAATTTTTCTGGGGTGTGGTTGAGGGTATGAAACCGGGTACAAGGGAAACCCTTGGTTCATTTTATTGGTTGAGGTATCGTAACCCTTATGGACAAATTGAAATTATTAGGGATCCTTTAGCCCATTCTTTGCCCTTTGGAGTATTTGCCCCAGCGGAATTGTACGACATGGGCAAACTAGAAAAAGAAAGAACTGACCTAGACTATTTTAAACTCACAGGGTCAAGGGAAGATAAAAATATCCCTCGCACTCCTGCCCCTGTCAATATTTTACAACTCCATGTAGGCACGGCATCCGATGAGGGTACTTTGGCAGGATTAAGCAAAATTTATCAGAATATTGCCCAAAAGATCAAAAACAATGAACCCCTAGAACCCCATGAGGAGCATTATATTGGTTATGATGCTGTCCAACTACTACCCATTGAGCCGACCATTGAATATAGGAAAGATTTGAGTCAGGACAGTAGGTTATTTGAAATTGTGGAAGAATGTTGCGGCATTGCTCCCAAAAGCATTCCTGAAGGAGATGATATTTTTAACAGCATTGAAGGTATCAAGGTTAAACTAACTCATCCCAATACCCAAGGATGGGGTTATGATGTGCCGATTTTAGGAGCTAGTGCCACTAGCCCCTCCATGCTCGGTAGTTTACGCCCTGATGAATTATATGATTTTATTGGTGTGTTACACAATTTTCCTAATAAGCCCATCGCCCTTATCTATGATTTGGTATATGGTCATGCGGACAACCAAGCAGAATTATTAATTAATCATCAATTTTTCAAAGGCCCCAATATGTATGGGCAGGATTTAAACCATCAACTCCCCATGGTACGGGCGATTTTGTTGGAGATGCAAAGAAGAAAAATCAACACAGGAGCCGATGGTATTCGGGTTGATGGAGGTCAAGATTTTCGCTTTTTTAATCCCCTAACTGGTAGGGTAGAGCAGGATGATCAATATCTTTTGGCCATGAGCGATTTGGTGCAGGAGATAGGGGGTTATAAGAGATTACTATTTACCATTTTTGAGGATGGGCGCCCTTGGCCAGAGGAAGGTTGGGAAACCAAGTCCACCTATATGGATTTAATTAATCTCAAGTCTGATTCTTATCAATGGGGACCTTTAATTTTTGCCCACAATACCCCCAGTATTAAAGGTTTTTGGCGTAAAAAGTGGCAGAGGGTATGCGAGGTAATGTATCAGGGACAAAACTGGATTACAGGCTGTGGTAATCATGATACTTTGCGCCGTGGTAGTCAGGTAGATACTCGCCTCGAGATTAATTGGCGTTTGGGAGAAACTCTCAATGATGTGATTCGGGCGGCCTATGATAATCCTGCGGTGTCCATGTGGGTGTATGGTTTTAGTCCGGGTTTACCAATGGATTTTATTAATGTTTTGATGCACGCACCTTGGATGTTTTTCCGTAACACTGATGAGGAATATGGGGTTAAGGTGGTTTCTGAGGAGGTGGGCTTTTTGGATTGGCAGATGACGGAGGAGCGTTATCGCCGAGATAATACTTTTTCTCGGATGAAGTCTTTAGGTTTTCAGAAGTTGGAACAGTTGAGGGAGTTTACCCACGCTCTTAATGCCAGTATGATTGCTCGTAATTATGATCTTCATGAGGTGGTTAAGGTATGTCAACTTTGTTTTGATGATGGGGCTTGTGATATTAATCAGTTGAAGGAGATGAAGGAGGGTGATATGATCACTTTCTGTCAAAATCTCGATATTGACAATCTCAAAAAGTGGGCTTTGATGTTTATGGAGGATTGTGCTGAGATTTGTAATGTTGCTCATTACACGAAACAAGTGGATCCTGACCTTGCTAAGTATAATCTCCGTCTTCGGGAGTTACGCAGTCGTAATCCTTGGCTTGGTAAAAGTTTACATGGGGGCGATCGTTTTAATAAGATTGAAGAAGAGGATGCTACTATTTATTATGGAGTGCGATCGCACCCTAAAAGACCTGACGAAAAAATAGTTATGGTGGCAAATCTGGAGGGGCAAAAGATAGAAGTTAATCTGCTCGACTGGTTGCAGTTAGATCCTACCCAATGGAAAGTAGAGTTAACCACTCCCAATTTACCCGAAATTGAAGACATTAAAGATTTGAATCATATCATTCTTGGTCAGAGTCAGGGAGTATTACTAACCCCTAATTTATAA
- a CDS encoding photosystem II manganese-stabilizing protein PsbO (PFAM: Manganese-stabilising protein / photosystem II polypeptide~InterPro IPR002628~KEGG: cyt:cce_2572 photosystem II manganese-stabilizing polypeptide, 33 kD extrinsic protein~PFAM: photosystem II manganese-stabilizing protein PsbO~SPTR: Photosystem II manganese-stabilizing polypeptide): MRFRNLLVAFLIVCLGFLGACSDGQAKAYDPRTITYDEIVNTGLANKCPQINEFTRGSIEISPDQPLAVVDMCLEPEEYFVKEEPVNKRKEAEYIPGKVLTRDTTSLEQIRGTIVADDQGVLTFQELDGIDFQIITVLLPGGEQVPFFFTIKKLTAQTEPGFTSVNSSTDFTGAFKVPSYRGASFLDPKGRGLTSGYDNAVALPAGADNSEYTRSNLKQAETMNGEMSLQITKVDAETGEIAGIFESEQPSSTDLGAEEPEEVKIRGSFYARLEPQI; the protein is encoded by the coding sequence ATGAGGTTTCGCAACCTGTTAGTAGCTTTCTTGATTGTATGCTTAGGGTTTTTAGGTGCTTGTAGTGATGGACAAGCCAAGGCATACGATCCCAGAACTATCACCTATGACGAAATTGTTAACACTGGATTAGCTAATAAATGTCCCCAGATTAATGAATTTACCCGTGGCTCTATCGAAATCAGCCCTGACCAACCCTTGGCAGTGGTTGATATGTGTTTAGAACCCGAGGAATACTTCGTAAAAGAAGAGCCTGTCAACAAGAGAAAAGAAGCTGAGTATATCCCTGGTAAAGTTTTAACCAGAGATACCACCAGTTTAGAACAAATCAGAGGCACTATTGTGGCTGATGACCAAGGTGTTTTAACTTTCCAAGAATTAGACGGTATTGATTTCCAAATCATCACTGTTTTATTACCTGGAGGGGAACAAGTACCCTTCTTCTTCACCATCAAAAAATTAACTGCCCAAACTGAACCCGGTTTCACTTCTGTGAATAGTTCCACTGACTTTACTGGTGCTTTTAAGGTACCTTCTTACCGTGGTGCTTCTTTCTTAGATCCTAAAGGACGTGGTTTAACCAGTGGTTATGATAATGCGGTTGCTCTTCCTGCTGGTGCTGATAATTCTGAATATACCCGTAGTAATCTCAAACAGGCTGAAACCATGAATGGTGAAATGTCTTTACAAATTACGAAGGTTGATGCGGAAACAGGAGAAATTGCTGGAATCTTTGAAAGTGAACAGCCTTCCTCTACTGATTTAGGTGCTGAAGAGCCTGAAGAGGTTAAAATTCGTGGTTCTTTCTATGCTCGTTTAGAACCTCAAATTTAG
- a CDS encoding sulfate transporter (PFAM: Sulfate transporter family; STAS domain~COGs: COG0659 Sulfate permease and related transporter (MFS superfamily)~InterPro IPR011547:IPR002645~KEGG: ter:Tery_1057 sulphate transporter~PFAM: sulphate transporter; Sulfate transporter/antisigma-factor antagonist STAS~SPTR: Putative permease subfamily, putative), producing MQITNQIHLRNVRGDILGGLTAAVIALPMALAFGIASGAGASAGLWGAVLVGFFAALFGGTPTLISEPTGPMTVIMTAVIANLTASNPENGMAMAFTVVMLAGVFQIIFGVLKLGKYVTMMPYTVISGFMTGIGLILVILQIAPFLGQGSPSGGVIGTLQNIPNLLENINPLETILAVMTVVILYVVPRRYRQYCPPQLLALIAGTVVSLVFFGDVDIRRIGEIPTGLPSLQVPTFGANELRTMVIDAMVLGMLGCIDALLTSVVADSLTRTEHNSNKELIGQGLGNLFSGMFGGIAGAGATMGTVVNIQTGATSALSGIARASILFVVVVWAAPLTANIPLAVLAGIAFKVGLNIMDWGFLKRVHKISWKAAGIVYGVILLTVLVDLMVAVGVGIFIANVMTIDKLSELRSKSVKMVSDADDQIVLNDEEKQVLDLAGGRMLLFHLSGPMIFGVAKAISREHNAVNNYDVLIVDLSEVPILGVTSSLALENAIKEAIDEHHEVIIVGATGKVKHRLEKLGLAGLIPQHNWMGDRLYALQQGLGIVRSKQSQTYEASTINVDL from the coding sequence ATGCAAATAACCAATCAAATACATTTGCGTAATGTGCGGGGAGACATATTAGGGGGGTTAACCGCCGCCGTCATTGCCCTACCCATGGCACTCGCCTTCGGTATCGCCTCTGGTGCAGGGGCAAGTGCGGGGTTATGGGGCGCTGTTTTAGTGGGATTTTTTGCCGCCTTATTTGGTGGTACTCCTACCCTCATTTCCGAACCCACAGGCCCGATGACAGTTATTATGACTGCGGTAATTGCCAATTTGACCGCCAGTAACCCAGAAAATGGTATGGCCATGGCTTTCACCGTCGTCATGTTGGCAGGGGTATTTCAAATTATTTTTGGGGTTTTAAAATTAGGTAAATACGTTACCATGATGCCCTACACCGTTATTTCGGGCTTTATGACAGGCATTGGGCTGATCCTCGTAATTTTACAAATCGCCCCCTTCCTAGGACAAGGAAGCCCCTCTGGAGGTGTCATTGGCACTTTACAAAATATTCCTAATCTGCTGGAAAATATCAACCCCCTCGAAACTATCTTGGCAGTCATGACCGTGGTAATTTTATACGTAGTACCCCGTCGTTATCGTCAATATTGCCCTCCCCAACTATTAGCCTTAATTGCAGGAACAGTGGTTTCCTTAGTATTTTTTGGTGATGTAGATATTCGTCGCATCGGTGAAATTCCCACAGGCTTACCCAGCCTACAAGTTCCTACTTTTGGAGCCAATGAATTGAGAACTATGGTTATTGATGCCATGGTACTAGGTATGCTGGGGTGTATTGATGCTCTTTTGACTTCTGTGGTAGCTGATAGTTTAACCCGCACAGAGCATAACTCTAATAAAGAGTTAATTGGACAGGGTTTAGGAAATTTATTTTCAGGTATGTTTGGTGGTATTGCAGGGGCTGGCGCTACCATGGGAACGGTGGTTAACATTCAAACAGGCGCCACCAGTGCTTTATCAGGTATTGCTCGAGCATCAATCCTTTTTGTGGTGGTCGTTTGGGCGGCTCCCCTCACGGCAAATATTCCTTTGGCTGTGTTGGCAGGGATTGCGTTTAAAGTTGGTTTAAATATTATGGACTGGGGATTCTTGAAAAGGGTTCATAAAATTTCTTGGAAAGCCGCAGGTATTGTCTATGGGGTAATTTTACTCACTGTATTGGTCGATTTGATGGTAGCTGTAGGGGTAGGTATATTTATCGCTAATGTCATGACCATTGATAAGTTATCAGAATTACGTTCTAAGTCTGTGAAAATGGTTAGTGATGCTGATGATCAAATTGTTCTCAATGATGAAGAAAAGCAAGTCCTCGATTTGGCAGGGGGTCGTATGTTACTATTCCATCTCAGTGGCCCAATGATTTTTGGAGTTGCCAAGGCTATTTCTCGGGAACACAATGCTGTTAATAATTATGATGTATTAATTGTAGATTTATCAGAAGTACCTATTTTGGGAGTAACTTCTTCCCTTGCTCTGGAAAATGCCATCAAAGAAGCCATTGACGAACATCACGAGGTAATTATCGTCGGGGCAACAGGTAAGGTCAAACACCGTCTCGAAAAGTTAGGTTTAGCAGGATTGATTCCTCAACATAACTGGATGGGCGATCGCCTTTACGCCCTACAACAAGGATTAGGCATAGTCAGAAGCAAACAAAGCCAAACCTATGAAGCGTCAACCATAAACGTTGACCTATAA
- a CDS encoding uroporphyrinogen-III C-methyltransferase (PFAM: Tetrapyrrole (Corrin/Porphyrin) Methylases~TIGRFAM: uroporphyrin-III C-methyltransferase~COGs: COG0007 Uroporphyrinogen-III methylase~InterPro IPR000878:IPR003043:IPR006366~KEGG: cyh:Cyan8802_1057 uroporphyrin-III C-methyltransferase~PFAM: Uroporphyrin-III C/tetrapyrrole (Corrin/Porphyrin) methyltransferase~SPTR: Uroporphyrinogen III methylase;~TIGRFAM: uroporphyrin-III C-methyltransferase) codes for MTIYFVGAGVGGVDYLTVKAHGLITRADVIIYDALADSQILDLAPAHCLKVDVGKRGGRVSTSQQKINQMLVDYGLQYSLVIRLKSGDPGIFGRLHPELEAIAPYNISYELIPGISSVLAAPLWAGMSLTEKHQGRHFAVVSGHDPDVLDWSILASIDTLVILMGARNLPLIIDYLLGCDRSSDSSIIIIKNAGRKDQQIWQGNLSNMMDQVQGISLSPCVIVISNIIS; via the coding sequence ATGACGATTTATTTTGTGGGGGCAGGGGTTGGTGGTGTTGATTATTTGACGGTCAAAGCTCATGGTTTGATTACTCGGGCGGATGTGATTATTTATGATGCTTTGGCGGATTCTCAAATTTTAGATCTTGCTCCTGCCCATTGTCTCAAGGTGGATGTGGGTAAAAGGGGAGGACGGGTAAGCACTTCTCAGCAGAAGATTAATCAAATGTTGGTGGATTATGGTTTGCAATATTCTCTGGTTATTCGTTTAAAAAGTGGAGATCCCGGTATTTTTGGTCGTCTTCATCCTGAATTAGAGGCGATCGCACCGTATAATATTAGTTATGAGTTGATTCCCGGTATCTCATCAGTTTTGGCGGCTCCCCTATGGGCAGGGATGAGTTTAACGGAGAAACATCAGGGCAGACATTTTGCGGTGGTTAGTGGTCATGATCCTGATGTTCTTGATTGGTCTATACTGGCTTCTATTGATACTCTCGTTATTTTGATGGGGGCAAGAAATCTCCCTCTAATTATTGATTATTTACTAGGGTGCGATCGCTCCTCAGACTCCTCCATTATAATTATCAAAAATGCAGGACGAAAAGATCAGCAGATCTGGCAAGGAAATTTAAGCAATATGATGGATCAAGTTCAAGGAATATCCTTATCTCCCTGTGTTATTGTTATAAGTAATATTATCAGTTAA
- a CDS encoding hypothetical protein (KEGG: cyp:PCC8801_0034 hypothetical protein~SPTR: Putative uncharacterized protein) has translation MGIFEDFSNFLESRLEEFLNSNPKLKLEVLSEELIAQEKETIKLILRLQSEQKKLEQEIIELGKEIQKWHPRIEKARQSGRYDLAQEAEMREISLLQQGKIAWEKMEDTKKKIVESREILASIESKQKEIQQKIKQTQTNYNTPNYHNSSPKYSYSDTLDPLEEKFQQWEIDQELKNMKQK, from the coding sequence ATGGGTATATTTGAAGATTTTAGTAACTTTTTAGAATCCAGATTAGAAGAATTTTTAAACAGTAACCCTAAACTCAAATTAGAAGTATTATCAGAAGAATTAATTGCTCAAGAAAAGGAAACGATAAAACTAATTTTAAGATTACAATCCGAGCAAAAAAAATTAGAACAGGAAATTATTGAGTTGGGCAAAGAGATTCAAAAATGGCATCCTCGCATTGAGAAAGCTAGACAATCAGGACGCTATGACTTAGCCCAAGAAGCAGAGATGAGAGAAATTAGTCTCTTACAACAAGGTAAAATTGCTTGGGAAAAGATGGAAGATACCAAGAAAAAAATAGTTGAATCTCGAGAAATACTGGCTTCTATTGAAAGTAAACAAAAAGAAATTCAACAAAAAATTAAACAAACTCAAACTAACTATAATACCCCTAATTATCATAATTCTAGCCCCAAATATTCCTATTCCGACACCCTAGATCCCCTAGAAGAAAAATTTCAACAATGGGAGATAGATCAAGAATTAAAAAACATGAAACAAAAGTAA
- a CDS encoding GCN5-related N-acetyltransferase (PFAM: Acetyltransferase (GNAT) family~InterPro IPR000182~KEGG: cyc:PCC7424_1451 GCN5-related N-acetyltransferase~PFAM: GCN5-related N-acetyltransferase~SPTR: GCN5-related N-acetyltransferase), producing MVWLQKLFTKTGSDDNLEANNYERDWVSLDPEKFGNTKIYFSTHEQIDLYELEELCDSVGWARRPLRKVRKALEHSYLVVSAWEVKGTKKTMIGFARATSDHAFNATIWDVVIHPRFQNKGLGKVLMKYMIRKLRSDDISNVTLFADPQVVDFYRRLGFILDPEGIKGMFWYPD from the coding sequence ATGGTTTGGTTGCAAAAATTATTTACGAAAACAGGTAGCGACGACAACTTAGAAGCTAACAATTACGAAAGAGACTGGGTGTCATTGGATCCAGAAAAATTTGGTAATACTAAGATATACTTTAGCACCCATGAGCAAATCGATCTCTATGAACTAGAGGAACTTTGTGACTCCGTAGGGTGGGCTAGACGCCCATTGAGAAAGGTTAGAAAAGCCCTTGAACATAGTTATCTAGTGGTTTCTGCATGGGAAGTGAAAGGAACAAAAAAAACTATGATTGGTTTTGCCCGTGCTACTTCTGACCACGCTTTTAATGCGACTATTTGGGATGTGGTTATCCATCCCCGTTTCCAAAATAAGGGGTTAGGTAAGGTTTTGATGAAGTATATGATCAGAAAGTTACGCAGTGATGATATTAGTAATGTTACTTTGTTTGCTGATCCACAAGTGGTCGATTTTTATCGTCGTTTAGGCTTTATCCTTGACCCAGAAGGCATTAAGGGGATGTTTTGGTATCCTGATTAA